Below is a genomic region from Kribbella qitaiheensis.
CGCAACGACCGCCCCGAGCGCACGGACCGCGACAGCCGCGGCTTCGACCGCCCGGAGCGCACCAGCTACCCGCGCAGCACCGACCGCCCGGAGCGGACGAGCTACCCGAGTAGCACCGACCGCCCGGAGCGGACGAGCTACCCGCGGAGCAACGACCGCCCCGAGCGCAGCAGCTACCAGGGCAACAACGAGCGGACGAGCTACCCCCGGAGCAGCGACCGCCCCGAGCGCACGGACCGCGACAGCCGCGGCTTCGACCGCCCGGAGCGCACCAGCTACCCGCGGAGCAGCGACCGCCCGGAGCGCAACAGCTACCAGGGCAACAGCAGCAGCTACCAGGGCAACCGCGGCAACGACCGTGGTTACCAGCGCAACGACAGCGACCCCGACCGCAACTACGAGCGGGTCCGCCCGGCTCAGGTCGAGATGCCGGCCGACCTCGGTGAAGTAGCCGAGGGCAACGGTTTCGCCGCGATCGGCATCGCGCCCCGGCTGGTCCAGCGAATGGCTCGTGACGGCATCACCGCGCCGTTCCCGATCCAGGAAGCGACCGTCCCGGACGCGCTGGCCGGCAAGGACGTGCTCGGCCGCGGCCAGACTGGTTCCGGCAAGACGCTGGCGTTCGGCCTGCCGGTCCTGATGCGACTGGCCGGTGGCCACACCGAGTCGCGCCGTCCGCGCGCGATGGTGCTGGTGCCGACCCGCGAGCTGGCGATGCAGGTGCACGACGCGCTCGAGCCGCTGGCTCACGTGATGGGCGTCTCGATCAAGCTGATCGCGGGCGGCCTGCCCTACCCGAAGCAGATCGAGTCGCTCCGTCGTGGCGTCGACCTCCTGATCGCGACCCCCGGCCGGTTGATCGACCTGTGTGAGCAGGGCGCTGCCGATCTGGGTGCCGTCGAGGTGGCCGTGCTGGACGAGGCCGACCACATGTGCGACATGGGCTTCATGCCGGCCGTCACCACGCTGCTCGACATGACCCCGACGTCCGGCCAGCGGTTGCTGTTCTCGGCAACGCTGGACAACGACGTCGACAAAATCGTGAAGACCTACCTGAAGGACCCGGTCACGCACTCGACCGAGTCCGGCCAGGCGTCGGTCAGCACGATGGAGCACCACCTGCTCGTCATCGAGCCGGCCCACAAGCAGTCGCTGACGGCCGAGCTGGCCAGCCGCGACGGCCGGACCATCGTCTTCGTCCGCACCAAGCTCGGCGCTGACCGGGTCGCGACTCAGCTGCGCGACCGGGGCGTCATGGCGGCGGCGCTGCACGGCGGTCTGACCCAGGGCGCCCGGAACCGGACGCTGGACCAGTTCAAGGACGGTTCGGTCCCGGTGCTGGTCGCCACGGACGTGGCGGCTCGCGGCATCCACGTCGACGACGTCGGCCTCGTAGTACAGGCTGACCCGGCGGCGGACCACAAGGACTACCTGCACCGCGCCGGCCGTACTGCGCGCGCCGGTGGCAAGGGTGCCGTCGTCACGCTCGTCCTGCCGCACCAGCGGCGCGGCATGATGCGTCTGGCCGAGTCGGCCGGCGTCGTCACCGAGCCGGTCCGGGTCCGCCCGGGCGACGAGAACGTGGCCGAGCTCACCGGCGGCACCCAGCCGTCGGGCTACCCGGTCAAGCTGCCGGCCCCCAAGCCGCAGCGTGGCAGCGGTGGCTTCAACAAGGGTGGCAAGCGGTTCGGTGGCGGCGGAAGCCGTCCGAGCGGCCGTGGTTACGAAGGCCGTGGCAACAGCGGCGGCAGCAGCTACCGCGGCCGTACCGAGCGCACCGGCAACGGCAGGACTTTCGAGCCCCGCTGACG
It encodes:
- a CDS encoding DEAD/DEAH box helicase, with product MSQHHQDQFVPADGNEAADREKKPRHKKFQSQSYGERMAAELDAPTTPGTDRSSARAERPAQVERPAQVERRGGPSQYSDRGSRGPDRRDNDRRDDRRGGNDRPVRGYRAEPARTETSSYPKSSYDKPSYAKSPVDKGAYRNDRPERTDRDSRGFDRPERTSYPRSTDRPERTSYPSSTDRPERTSYPRSNDRPERSSYQGNNERTSYPRSSDRPERTDRDSRGFDRPERTSYPRSSDRPERNSYQGNSSSYQGNRGNDRGYQRNDSDPDRNYERVRPAQVEMPADLGEVAEGNGFAAIGIAPRLVQRMARDGITAPFPIQEATVPDALAGKDVLGRGQTGSGKTLAFGLPVLMRLAGGHTESRRPRAMVLVPTRELAMQVHDALEPLAHVMGVSIKLIAGGLPYPKQIESLRRGVDLLIATPGRLIDLCEQGAADLGAVEVAVLDEADHMCDMGFMPAVTTLLDMTPTSGQRLLFSATLDNDVDKIVKTYLKDPVTHSTESGQASVSTMEHHLLVIEPAHKQSLTAELASRDGRTIVFVRTKLGADRVATQLRDRGVMAAALHGGLTQGARNRTLDQFKDGSVPVLVATDVAARGIHVDDVGLVVQADPAADHKDYLHRAGRTARAGGKGAVVTLVLPHQRRGMMRLAESAGVVTEPVRVRPGDENVAELTGGTQPSGYPVKLPAPKPQRGSGGFNKGGKRFGGGGSRPSGRGYEGRGNSGGSSYRGRTERTGNGRTFEPR